One stretch of Passer domesticus isolate bPasDom1 chromosome 2, bPasDom1.hap1, whole genome shotgun sequence DNA includes these proteins:
- the CHST10 gene encoding carbohydrate sulfotransferase 10 isoform X2, with product MHHRWLLLAACFWVIFMFMVASKFITLTFKDPDGYGAKQEPLILTAVTKVEEVHVPEEKHWPEEFQPTGKAFSGNLIRQPLVHMERLELLRNVCRDTTLRDLSHTAVSKFVLDRIFVCDKHKILFCQTPKVGNTQWKKVLIVLNGAFSSIEEIPENIVHDHEKNGLPRLSSFSDSEIKKRLNLYFKFFIVRDPFERLISAFKDKFVHNPRFEPWYRHEIAPGIIRKYRKNRTETKGLQFEDFVRYLGDPNHRWLDVQFGDHIIHWVTYVELCAPCEITYSVIGHHETLEDDAPYILKAAGIDHLVSYPTIPPGITVYNRTKVERYFSGISKRDIRRLYARFEGDFKLFGYREPDFLLN from the exons ATGCACCACCGGTGGCTGCTGCTAGCTGCATGCTTTTGGGTGATATTCATGTTCATGGTTGCTAGCAAGTTTATCACATTGACTTTTAAAGACCCAGATG GCTATGGTGCCAAGCAAGAGCCATTGATTCTGACAGCTGTGACAAAAGTGGAGGAGGTACATGTGCCAGAGGAAAAACATTGGCCTGAAGAATTCCAG CCAACTGGAAAAGCTTTTTCAGGAAATCTGATCCGCCAACCCCTGGTTCATATGGAAAGACTTGAGCTTCtcaggaatgtctgcagagacaCTACATTGAGAGATCTCTCCCATACTGCAGTTTCCAAATTCGTGTTGGACAGAATATTTGTGTGTGACAAGCACAAGATCCTGTTTTGTCAGACACCAAAAGTGGGCAACACTCAGTGGAAAAAAGTCTTGATCGTTTTAAATG GAGCATTTTCTTCCATAGAAGAGATCCCAGAAAACATTGTACATGATCATGAGAAGAATGGACTTCCACGCTTGTCCTCTTTCAGTGactctgaaattaaaaaacG ACTGAATTTATACTTCAAGTTTTTTATTGTTAGAGATCCATTTGAAAGACTTATTTCTGCGTTTAAGGACAAGTTTGTGCACAATCCTCGTTTTGAACCTTGGTACCGGCACGAAATTGCTCCCGGCATCATTCGTAAGTACAGGAAGAACCGCACAGAGACCAAAGGGCTGCAGTTTGAGGATTTTGTGCGCTACCTGGGGGACCCTAATCACCGGTGGCTGGATGTTCAGTTTGGTGACCACATCATTCACTGGGTAACATACGTGGAACTTTGTGCTCCCTGTGAAATCACATACAGTGTGATCGGACACCACGAAACCCTGGAGGACGATGCACCCTATATCCTGAAAGCAGCTGGCATAGACCACTTGGTGTCATACCCCACAATCCCCCCAGGCATAACAGTGTACAACAGAACAAAAGTAGAGCGGTATTTTTCAGGAATTAGCAAGAGAGACATAAGACGCCTCTATGCACGATTTGAAGGCGATTTTAAACTCTTTGGTTATCGTGAGCCTGATTTCTTGCTTAACTGA
- the CHST10 gene encoding carbohydrate sulfotransferase 10 isoform X1, which yields MYVRTSSSTMQLAKGASVIYEVPTFYGSSDNMHHRWLLLAACFWVIFMFMVASKFITLTFKDPDGYGAKQEPLILTAVTKVEEVHVPEEKHWPEEFQPTGKAFSGNLIRQPLVHMERLELLRNVCRDTTLRDLSHTAVSKFVLDRIFVCDKHKILFCQTPKVGNTQWKKVLIVLNGAFSSIEEIPENIVHDHEKNGLPRLSSFSDSEIKKRLNLYFKFFIVRDPFERLISAFKDKFVHNPRFEPWYRHEIAPGIIRKYRKNRTETKGLQFEDFVRYLGDPNHRWLDVQFGDHIIHWVTYVELCAPCEITYSVIGHHETLEDDAPYILKAAGIDHLVSYPTIPPGITVYNRTKVERYFSGISKRDIRRLYARFEGDFKLFGYREPDFLLN from the exons ATGTATGTTAGAACGTCAAGCAGCACCATGCAACTTGCCAAAGGAGCGTCTGTGATATAT GAAGTGCCAACTTTTTATGGCTCATCTGACAACATGCACCACCGGTGGCTGCTGCTAGCTGCATGCTTTTGGGTGATATTCATGTTCATGGTTGCTAGCAAGTTTATCACATTGACTTTTAAAGACCCAGATG GCTATGGTGCCAAGCAAGAGCCATTGATTCTGACAGCTGTGACAAAAGTGGAGGAGGTACATGTGCCAGAGGAAAAACATTGGCCTGAAGAATTCCAG CCAACTGGAAAAGCTTTTTCAGGAAATCTGATCCGCCAACCCCTGGTTCATATGGAAAGACTTGAGCTTCtcaggaatgtctgcagagacaCTACATTGAGAGATCTCTCCCATACTGCAGTTTCCAAATTCGTGTTGGACAGAATATTTGTGTGTGACAAGCACAAGATCCTGTTTTGTCAGACACCAAAAGTGGGCAACACTCAGTGGAAAAAAGTCTTGATCGTTTTAAATG GAGCATTTTCTTCCATAGAAGAGATCCCAGAAAACATTGTACATGATCATGAGAAGAATGGACTTCCACGCTTGTCCTCTTTCAGTGactctgaaattaaaaaacG ACTGAATTTATACTTCAAGTTTTTTATTGTTAGAGATCCATTTGAAAGACTTATTTCTGCGTTTAAGGACAAGTTTGTGCACAATCCTCGTTTTGAACCTTGGTACCGGCACGAAATTGCTCCCGGCATCATTCGTAAGTACAGGAAGAACCGCACAGAGACCAAAGGGCTGCAGTTTGAGGATTTTGTGCGCTACCTGGGGGACCCTAATCACCGGTGGCTGGATGTTCAGTTTGGTGACCACATCATTCACTGGGTAACATACGTGGAACTTTGTGCTCCCTGTGAAATCACATACAGTGTGATCGGACACCACGAAACCCTGGAGGACGATGCACCCTATATCCTGAAAGCAGCTGGCATAGACCACTTGGTGTCATACCCCACAATCCCCCCAGGCATAACAGTGTACAACAGAACAAAAGTAGAGCGGTATTTTTCAGGAATTAGCAAGAGAGACATAAGACGCCTCTATGCACGATTTGAAGGCGATTTTAAACTCTTTGGTTATCGTGAGCCTGATTTCTTGCTTAACTGA